In Ruminiclostridium papyrosolvens DSM 2782, the following proteins share a genomic window:
- a CDS encoding non-ribosomal peptide synthetase, producing the protein MEQKVSGKLLERKTGNRRERFQFEISRELTYKLCCVEEDKDINVFTKLTAAINILLYKYINQKDILVGIPLLEGINEFYSCVQGKMTIADYLENITQEITANCKKRYCPVDSGVLLKVVLIYKNMHTINENEIVNCVENDLVFSFYKTDDCINVQITYNSSKLKDISAILFQKSYLYILEQLLSNQNVPIAEIELITAEEREKIVKAFNDTTVIYQESNTSLYKMFEKQAALTPDNTAVSCVSEYEGKCIAQNITFEELNKKSNRLARLLRKKGVRPNSIIAIMPRQSYEMVVGILAVLKAGGAYLPIDPDYPQNRINLILEDSETDILLTHSDIADKVQFNGEIIHIDNDELYPVNDEDLEEVNEPEDLACVIYTSGSTGTPKGVLVKHRNMVNFANWRIRNYNYNKKDVSLQLLSVAFDGFGSIFYSSLLSGGTLVIIEEDSRMNYSFIRTVLQDRRVTNMCLVPSMYRAILDGAKKEQLSNIRFVTLAGEKADESLIDMSNYINPEIMISNEYGPTENTIASTSYKGMTRDTTSIIGKPIANHSVFIVNEDLNLVPVGVPGELCVSGAGITGGYLKRPQLTEEKFISIPINNASITIYRTGDLAKWLDDGNIEFLGRADYQVKVRGFRIELGEIENSLLSYEPVRECIVMVNDDTKGSKYICAYIVSDRDLTAVELRDYLSGMLPEYMIPSQYIGLPEIPLMQNGKADRNELAKYTKNIDTGVEYSAPANIKEEKLTALWQEVLGLEKIGVNDRFFDIGGDSMKAVKISELCLEKGIKISAKDIFTYKTVAKIVQNVNFDTIKCDNHVNTDTIFNEQVGTKKLKINLQREITTYLHRSLPLCAILSCEENYKWFYQHYIEIFSITYQNGFSRLEFLEEKNNYNDVFQEVFLKFEEVPHILQFIKDKIDSGVYVSVHIDEYCLPQKGSYGKNHFVHPSLIYGYDDIQKKLMAIGFDSEMIFNEITFDFKDFVDAYESAKVHYGVFAPWAETEAVQLLIPREFDKDYELDIESVLESIDNYLTSSPVNSDKINKLVASDEMNTFGELKYGVEVYDVIVQSLEKLGGDIMKGLDVQNIIEQCKEKAVADIMPSMDYRSMHLLYEHKKCIYNRLRYIINNFASSEMLNRFTDKYMKIIEKLNTARLTFFDLESMFNAGFDPSTTDFNELFQSFLQMTSAVKSAGDEEKILLRQIYTEIKNNLSGGR; encoded by the coding sequence ATGGAACAGAAGGTATCAGGAAAGCTTTTAGAAAGAAAAACGGGTAACAGAAGAGAAAGATTTCAATTTGAAATAAGCAGAGAGTTGACTTATAAACTATGCTGCGTTGAAGAAGATAAAGATATTAATGTTTTCACAAAACTCACGGCAGCTATAAATATCCTTCTTTATAAATACATCAATCAAAAAGATATTCTTGTGGGTATACCTCTTTTGGAGGGGATAAATGAGTTTTATTCCTGTGTACAGGGTAAAATGACTATCGCAGATTATTTGGAAAATATAACTCAGGAAATAACTGCAAATTGTAAAAAACGGTACTGTCCCGTGGATAGTGGGGTTTTGTTAAAAGTTGTATTAATTTACAAAAACATGCACACTATTAATGAAAACGAAATAGTAAACTGCGTAGAAAATGACCTTGTTTTTAGTTTTTATAAAACTGATGACTGTATAAATGTACAGATTACATATAATTCAAGCAAGCTTAAGGATATAAGTGCAATTTTGTTTCAAAAATCCTATCTTTACATATTGGAACAGCTTCTTTCAAATCAGAATGTCCCAATAGCTGAAATAGAACTTATTACAGCTGAGGAACGTGAAAAAATAGTTAAAGCTTTTAATGATACCACAGTAATATACCAAGAAAGTAATACTTCTCTTTATAAGATGTTTGAAAAGCAGGCTGCACTTACACCGGATAATACGGCAGTAAGCTGTGTTTCAGAGTACGAGGGCAAATGTATTGCACAAAATATCACATTTGAAGAATTAAATAAAAAATCCAACAGACTGGCAAGGCTGCTAAGGAAAAAAGGAGTTAGGCCCAACAGTATTATAGCTATAATGCCTCGCCAATCCTATGAGATGGTAGTTGGCATACTGGCTGTATTAAAGGCAGGAGGAGCATATCTTCCCATTGACCCCGATTATCCTCAGAATAGGATAAACCTGATACTGGAAGACAGTGAAACCGATATACTATTAACACATAGTGATATTGCAGATAAGGTTCAATTTAATGGAGAAATTATACATATAGATAATGATGAGCTGTATCCTGTAAATGATGAAGACCTTGAGGAAGTAAACGAGCCAGAGGACTTGGCATGTGTTATATATACATCAGGTTCAACAGGTACACCTAAAGGTGTACTGGTAAAACACAGGAACATGGTAAATTTCGCAAATTGGCGTATTAGAAATTATAACTACAATAAAAAGGATGTATCCCTTCAACTGCTGTCGGTTGCCTTTGACGGCTTTGGTTCTATTTTTTATTCCAGTCTGTTGTCCGGCGGGACACTTGTAATTATAGAAGAAGATAGCAGGATGAATTACAGCTTTATAAGAACTGTATTACAGGATAGAAGAGTAACAAATATGTGTCTTGTACCATCTATGTACAGAGCTATTCTTGATGGGGCAAAGAAAGAACAGCTAAGTAATATCAGATTTGTTACTCTTGCAGGGGAAAAGGCCGACGAGAGTCTCATAGATATGAGTAATTACATAAATCCTGAAATTATGATATCCAATGAATATGGCCCGACTGAGAATACAATTGCCTCTACATCATATAAAGGAATGACCCGTGACACTACATCGATTATTGGAAAGCCTATAGCAAACCATAGTGTATTTATTGTAAATGAGGATTTAAACCTTGTTCCTGTGGGTGTTCCCGGTGAATTATGTGTTTCAGGTGCAGGTATTACGGGAGGTTATCTAAAACGTCCGCAATTAACTGAAGAAAAATTTATTTCTATACCAATTAATAATGCTTCAATTACTATCTACAGAACAGGCGATTTGGCTAAATGGCTTGATGACGGGAATATTGAGTTTTTGGGCAGAGCTGATTATCAGGTGAAAGTGAGAGGTTTCAGAATAGAACTGGGTGAGATAGAAAACAGTCTGTTAAGCTATGAGCCTGTCAGGGAATGTATTGTAATGGTCAATGATGATACAAAAGGCAGCAAATACATATGTGCATATATTGTTTCGGACAGGGATTTGACTGCTGTAGAACTCAGAGATTACCTATCTGGTATGCTGCCGGAATATATGATACCTTCGCAATATATAGGCCTTCCTGAAATTCCGCTGATGCAAAACGGAAAGGCAGACCGAAATGAACTTGCCAAATATACAAAAAATATAGATACAGGAGTGGAATACTCAGCACCTGCTAACATTAAAGAAGAAAAGCTTACAGCCCTTTGGCAGGAAGTATTGGGCTTAGAAAAAATAGGAGTAAATGATAGATTTTTTGACATTGGCGGAGATTCCATGAAAGCCGTGAAAATATCTGAATTATGTTTAGAAAAAGGGATAAAGATATCTGCAAAGGATATTTTTACTTACAAAACCGTTGCAAAAATAGTGCAAAATGTTAATTTTGATACAATAAAGTGTGATAATCATGTAAACACAGATACTATTTTTAATGAACAGGTCGGCACTAAAAAGCTGAAAATAAACCTTCAGCGTGAGATAACAACCTATTTACACAGGTCGCTGCCTCTATGCGCCATACTTTCTTGTGAAGAAAACTACAAATGGTTTTATCAGCACTATATTGAAATATTCTCAATAACATACCAAAATGGTTTTTCCAGACTCGAATTTCTTGAAGAAAAAAATAATTACAATGACGTATTTCAAGAGGTATTTTTGAAATTTGAGGAAGTACCTCATATTCTGCAATTTATAAAGGATAAAATTGACTCAGGGGTGTATGTTTCAGTACATATAGACGAATATTGCCTTCCACAGAAGGGGAGTTACGGAAAAAATCACTTTGTACACCCCTCTCTTATATACGGCTATGACGATATACAAAAAAAGCTTATGGCAATAGGGTTTGACTCTGAAATGATATTTAATGAAATTACTTTTGATTTCAAGGATTTTGTTGATGCATATGAATCAGCAAAGGTACATTATGGAGTATTTGCACCCTGGGCCGAAACGGAAGCAGTACAACTGCTTATTCCCAGGGAATTTGACAAAGACTATGAATTAGACATTGAAAGTGTGCTTGAAAGTATTGACAACTACCTGACTTCCTCGCCCGTAAACAGCGATAAAATTAATAAGCTGGTGGCTTCTGATGAAATGAATACTTTTGGTGAGTTAAAATATGGTGTTGAAGTATATGATGTCATAGTGCAAAGCCTCGAAAAGCTGGGCGGTGATATTATGAAGGGGCTGGACGTACAGAATATTATCGAGCAGTGCAAAGAAAAAGCGGTGGCTGATATCATGCCTTCTATGGACTATAGAAGCATGCACCTGCTTTATGAGCATAAAAAGTGTATTTACAACAGATTAAGATATATTATTAATAATTTTGCTTCTTCGGAAATGTTAAATCGGTTCACGGATAAGTATATGAAGATTATAGAAAAACTCAATACTGCAAGACTTACATTCTTCGATTTAGAGAGTATGTTTAACGCCGGCTTTGATCCTAGTACAACAGATTTTAATGAGCTGTTCCAGTCCTTTTTGCAAATGACGTCTGCCGTTAAGTCAGCGGGAGACGAAGAAAAGATATTACTCAGGCAGATTTATACAGAAATAAAGAACAACCTTAGCGGAGGAAGATAA
- the fabD gene encoding ACP S-malonyltransferase, with the protein MNKLAFLFPGQGAQYIGMGSKLCENFSVAGQVFDEANEALDFDLKKLCLQGSMDELTKTENTQPAILTASVAAFKVYMQEIGIKPDYTAGHSLGELSALCCAGGIQFADAVRLVRQRGRLMQQAVPEGIGSMAAVSGVEKEIIEKECYLVSKEGNIVVVSNYNSLEQIVISGHVKAVNAVGEQLKSMGARVVYLKVSAPFHSPLMQPASDSFREELKKYNFCEMEWPVISNVTAKPYPSKDQIIDYLSVQITNPVKWQSTIEYLQNSSINKAVEMGPKAVLKNLLRSNTSISIFSSETTEDILHLKKKLISEKETETVNNGMMFITRCIATAVSTKNRNWDENMYQKGVVESYRKLVALKEELIKESTQPTEEHIEEALHLLKQILDTKLLPDNEQKDRLNKLFIETGLKSQIGSL; encoded by the coding sequence ATGAATAAGCTAGCATTTTTGTTCCCGGGGCAGGGGGCTCAATATATTGGTATGGGCAGTAAGCTTTGTGAAAATTTTTCGGTTGCGGGACAGGTCTTTGATGAAGCAAATGAAGCCCTTGACTTTGACTTAAAAAAACTGTGCCTCCAAGGAAGTATGGATGAATTGACAAAAACAGAAAATACCCAGCCTGCCATACTGACTGCGAGTGTTGCAGCATTCAAAGTATATATGCAAGAGATAGGCATCAAGCCTGACTATACCGCCGGACACAGCCTTGGAGAGCTTTCTGCACTCTGTTGTGCAGGAGGTATTCAGTTTGCAGATGCTGTAAGGCTTGTAAGGCAGAGAGGAAGGCTTATGCAGCAAGCGGTTCCGGAAGGAATTGGCAGTATGGCTGCCGTAAGCGGTGTTGAAAAGGAGATTATAGAAAAGGAATGTTATCTAGTATCAAAAGAAGGGAATATTGTTGTGGTCTCCAACTATAATTCATTGGAGCAAATAGTAATATCAGGGCATGTAAAAGCAGTTAATGCTGTGGGAGAGCAGTTGAAGTCCATGGGTGCAAGAGTAGTTTATCTGAAAGTAAGCGCGCCCTTTCACAGTCCGTTGATGCAGCCCGCGTCTGACAGCTTTAGAGAGGAACTGAAAAAGTATAACTTCTGCGAAATGGAATGGCCGGTAATCTCAAATGTAACGGCAAAGCCATACCCCAGCAAAGACCAGATTATTGATTATTTATCTGTGCAAATAACAAACCCTGTAAAATGGCAGTCTACTATAGAGTATTTACAGAATTCCAGCATTAATAAAGCTGTTGAAATGGGGCCAAAAGCTGTTCTGAAAAACCTTTTGCGGAGCAATACGTCAATATCAATCTTTTCCTCAGAAACAACGGAAGATATATTGCATTTGAAGAAAAAACTGATTTCGGAAAAAGAAACGGAGACGGTAAACAACGGTATGATGTTTATAACCCGCTGTATAGCAACTGCGGTTAGCACAAAAAACCGAAACTGGGATGAAAATATGTATCAAAAAGGTGTAGTAGAGTCATACCGGAAATTAGTTGCGCTAAAAGAAGAGTTGATAAAAGAAAGTACACAGCCCACCGAGGAACATATAGAAGAGGCTCTTCATTTATTAAAACAAATATTAGATACAAAATTGTTACCGGATAATGAACAGAAGGACAGATTAAACAAGCTGTTCATAGAAACCGGGTTAAAATCTCAAATTGGCAGTTTATAA